In Mustelus asterias chromosome 20, sMusAst1.hap1.1, whole genome shotgun sequence, a single genomic region encodes these proteins:
- the trib3 gene encoding tribbles homolog 3: MSVNTQRSLPSLPPRLKRLDYDDADDPDLPKCKRARLSQLPIPALSPCLGSPSPTPSSSDDDNSVSRIGPYLLLNPTEANNCYRAIHTHTELEYICKVFAMKRYSEVIAPYARLPPHPHVGQMAEVIAGDRKAYVLFPRGHGDMHSYVRTCKRLREEEAAALFRQMVQAVAHCHEHGIVLRDLKLRKFVFTNRQRSKLRLENLEDACVLKGDDDSLMDKHGCPAYVGPEILNTKLSYSGKAADVWSLGVVLYTMLVGRYPFQDSEPAALFSKIRRGFYTVPDNIPPKAKCLIRCILRQNPSERLTASEILDHPWFNSNFSVTYNSTPGPLTDQLVPDSYREDTDTDL, translated from the exons ATGAGTGTGAACACCCAGAGATCGCTGCCCTCGCTTCCTCCCAGGCTGAAGAGGTTAGACTATGATGATGCagatgaccctgaccttcccaaGTGTAAGCGGGCCCGTTTGAGCCAGCTCCCCATACCCGCCCTGTCGCCATGCCTTGGCTCCCCGTCCCCAACACCCTCCTCTTCTGATGACGACAACAGCGTGTCCCGCATTGGACCCTATCTCCTGCTCAACCCCACGGAGGCGAATAATTGTTACAGAGCCATCCACACCCACACGGAACTGGAGTACATCTGCAAG GTGTTTGCGATGAAACGCTACAGCGAGGTGATTGCTCCCTACGcccgcctcccccctcacccccacgtgGGGCAGATGGCCGAGGTCATCGCCGGGGACCGCAAGGCCTACGTGCTTTTCCCGCGGGGCCACGGCGACATGCACTCGTACGTGCGCACGTGTAAGAGGCTGCGCGAGGAAGAGGCTGCCGCCCTGTTCAGGCAGATGGTGCAGGCGGTGGCTCACTGTCACGAACACGGCATCGTGCTCCGTGACCTCAAGCTCAGGAAGTTTGTCTTCACCAACAGGCAGAG AAGCAAACTGAGACTCGAAAATCTGGAAGATGCCTGCGTCCTGAAAGGAGACGATGATTCCCTGATGGATAAGCACGGCTGCCCGGCATACGTGGGGCCGGAGATCCTTAACACCAAACTCTCGTACTCTGGGAAAGCTGCCGATGTCTGGAGCCTGGGCGTGGTTCTGTACACCATGCTGGTGGGCCGTTACCCTTTCCAGGACAGCGAACCAGCTGCCCTCTTCAGCAAGATCCGGCGAGGGTTCTACACCGTCCCGGACAACATTCCCCCCAAAGCCAAGTGCCTCATCCGATGCATCCTGCGGCAAAACCCGTCAGAGAGATTAACGGCCAGCGAGATCTTGGATCACCCGTGGTTCAACTCCAATTTCAGTGTGACCTACAACAGCACCCCAGGACCGCTGACTGACCAGCTGGTCCCTGACAGTTACAGGGAGGACACGGACACAGATTTGTAG